The sequence CTACCCCGCCCTCTGGGCGGCCGCCAACTCCCCCTCGTCCTTCGCCTTCGCGGCCTGCTCCGGTGCCCGGACCAACGACGTCACGGGCAGTCAGCTCGGCAAGCTGAACGCCTCGACCGACCTCGTCTCGATCTCCATCGGCGGCAACGACGCCGGATTCGCCGACGTCATGACGACCTGTGTCCTCCAGTCCGAGGCCACCTGCCTCAACCGGATCGCCACCGCCCGTGCCTATGTCGACTCCACCCTCCCGGGCAGGCTCGACTCCGTGTACTCGGCCATCCGCTCCAAGGCGCCCTCCGCGCAGGTCGTCGTCCTCGGATACCCCCGCTTCTACCAGCTCGGCGGCGGGTGCATCGTCGGTCTGAGCGAGAAGGAGCGCGCCGCCATCAACGGTGCGTCCGACCACCTCAACGCGGCCACCGCCAAGCGCGCGGCGGACCACGGCTTCACCTTCGGTGACGTCAGGACGACCTTCACCGGGCACGAGATCTGCTCCGGCAACTCCTGGCTGCACAGCGTGAACTGGCTCAATATCGGCGAGTCCTACCACCCCACCGCCGCCGGGCAGTCGGGAGGCTATCTCCCGGTCTTCAGGTCCGCTCTCTGACAGGCGCGTTCCCTCGCTCTCCCGCCGGGGCGTTCCCCCATCTCCCCGGCGGGCGGGCTCCCCTGCCGGACCGCCTCGTGCGGGAGTCCTCGCCCGTCGAGGTCTCCCGCTTCGGGGCTGAACGGCCGCGCCCCACGGGGCAAACCTGTCGAACCGCCCCAAGTCGCCCTGAGGTCGCGCCAATTCGGTAACGGGCCGTCAACCTCCGTATATGTGTGCGCAATCGTGTGGCCGGGATACACGGGTGTCACCGCGGGACGATAGGGTTAACCTGCCCGGACCGGGTGCCCTCGTACGGGTGGGGAGTGACATGGAACAGATAACGGTGCGAAGCAGGCCGCGTGTGCCTGCCATCACATGCGGGAGCGGTGCGACCAGTACGCGCCTCGACCGCCATCTCGCGGTGCTCGGCGGCCCCGTCGTCCCGCAGCGCGAGGCGGCCGAAGCGACGTTGCTGATGCGCGAGCTGACCTCGCGTGATGCAGGGCACACCCGCCGGAGCAGGAGTGCCCGCGTGTCGCTCTTCGCCCCGCTGCGGCGGCTGCGGCGCTCGCTCTTCGGCAGCCGCCGCTGACCCACGGCCCGGCTCGCCCGCCCCGGACCGGCCCGCCGCTCGGGGCGGACCCGCTCAGGCGATCACTCCGTCCCGGCGCAGTACCGACGTCTGCTCGTCCGTCATCCCCAGGGCTCGCAGCAGCGCGTCGGTGTGCTCGCCCAGCGCCGGTACGGCACCCATCCGTGGATTCTCCCCGCCCGGCAGCGTGATCGGCGGCAGCAGCGCCCGCAACGGCCCCACCGGTGAACCCACTTCCCGCCACCGGTCCCGGGCCGCGAGCTGCGGATGTGCCGCCACATCGGCCACCGTGTTCAGCCGGGCGCAGGCGATACCCGCCGCCTCCAGGCCGGCCAGCGCCTCCTCGCCCGTCAGGCCCGCCAGTGCCCGGCCCACCGCGTCGTCGGTCCGCTCCCGGTTCGCGGTCCGTGCCGCGTTCGTCGCGAAGTCCGGGTCCTCGGCCAGCTCGGGCCGCCCCAGCACCTGCTCCGCCAGCCGTCGCCACTCCCGGTCGTTCTGCACGGAGAGCAGCACCTGCTCCCCGTCGGCCGTGGCGAAGGCGTCGTACGGGGCGATCACCGAGTGCGCGAGTCCCGTACGCGGCGGGGGCGCGGCACCGTGCATCCCCTGGTGCAGCGGGTGGCCCATCCACTCGGCCAGCGCGTCCAGCATGGAGACCTCCACCGGTCCGCCCCGCCCCGTGGTGGCCCGCCGCAGCAGCGCCGCGAGGACCCCGGAGAACGCGTACATGGCCGCCGCGATGTCGGCCGCCGGAACCCCCGCCTTCACCGGCTGCTCCGCCGTCCCCGTCACCGAGACGAGCCCGGCCTCGCACTGCACGAGCATGTCGTAGGCCCGCTTGTGGGCGTACGGCCCCTCCGCCCCGTACCCCGAGATGTCGACGGCCACGAGCCGCGGATGCGCGGCGCAGAGCGAGGCGGCGTCGAGCCCGAGGCGGGCTGCCGCCCCCTGGGCCAGGTTCTGGACGAACACATCGGCCTCGGCGACGAGTTCACGGACCACCGCGAGGCCGCGCGGGTCCTTGAGATCGACGGCGAGGGACTCCTTGCCGCGGTTGCACCAGACGAAGTGCGAGGCGAGACCGCGCGCCGCCGTGTCGTAGCCGCGCGCGAAGTCACCGCCGTCCGGGCGCTCCACCTTGATGACCCGGGCTCCGAGGTCGGCGAGCTGCCGGGTGGCGAAGGGGGCGGCGACCGCCTGCTCGACGGCCACCACCGTGATGCCGTCGAGGGGGAGGGGCAAGGTGTTCATGCCCCCGTGCATACCCGCTGACCGGGACTTTCGCCACCCTCCGCCCCGATCCCTCCGCCACGACGGGCTCCGGGATACGCGAACCCGCCTCCCGGGGGCCCCGTCACAGCAGGGCGAACTGGCCCTCCGGGCCCTCCTCCTGGTGCCCGAGCACCGATGCGGGGCGACGGGCCGAGGGCGGGACGGGCAGCACGCCCGCCGCCCGCAGCTCGCCCGGACCGATCAGCGGGCCCGCGTCCAGAGCGGCCCGCAACTCCTCGCGGGGACCGGTCGTACCGTCCAGCAGCGCGAGTACGGTGATGAGTTCGAGCAGCTCCGAGGTCCACTCCCGGGGCCAGCCGCGCGCCCCGACCGCATCGAGGCCGTCCGCCACCGCACCGTCCGGCCCCCGGCCCGCCGCTGCCGCCGCCCGGCGGCCGAACCAGAGCTCCAGCACCCGCACCCCGCCCACCGTGAACTCCCAGGCTGCCGCCGGCACCGGCGAGATCCGGCCGGCGCCGACGATCAGTGCCTCCTCCTCGGCGTCGTAGGACAGCTCCGCGGGGCGAGCGGGAAGCGCCGCCCGCACATAGGGCCTGCGCCCGCCCGGCAGCCGGGGCCGCTCCCCGCCCCGGGCCCCGCGCGACTGGAGCCGCAGCAGTTCCCGGCCGAGCGCCACCCCCGCCGACCACACCTCCGCGTCGGCCGGCAACGGGACCAGAGCGCCGGTGGGGGAGGGCCGGGCGGCGGCCAGGACCCAGGCCAGCACCGTTTCCGGGGTGAACGCGTCCGGCTCCGCGCCGCCGTTGCCGCCGAGCCGCCCGCGCAGCAGCTCCAGCAGCCCCGGCGCGAGGTTGGGCTCCGTGCCGCCGGGTCTGCGGTGGAGCGGTCTGATCCGGCCGGGCCGCCCGGCGGGGGAATGCCCGTCGGGCAGCAGAGCGGTCACGGACAGGGCGGGCCCGGCGTCCTCGGGTGCGCAGCTGTGTTCGACCGCGAAGAGCTGCTGCCCGTCGGCGACCCGCCACAGCTCCGGACGGGCCGCGTCGATCAGCCGGTGGTCGGGGAGCAGCCACTGTTCGTCGTAGGGGCCGTGCAGGATCCGTACGGGGTCGGGGCAGGGACCCGGGTCCCGGGCGAAGCGGGCCGTACCGGCCGGCCGGCCGGGCAGGGCCGCGACCGGGGTGTGCGGCGTACGGGAACGGGTGGGCGCGAACAGCCGTTCCTGCTCGGCGGCGTCGGCGCCGGCCAGCCGTTCCCAGCGGGTCCGGAGCGCCACGGGGTCGGGGCCGCTCACCCAGGCGCGGCCGGTTCTCAGCGGCCGTACCGACCACGGCATCAGCTCGTCCAGGGGGACGAACGCGTCGTGCGGCGAGGACTCCGCGCCCCCGCCGGATCCGGCCGCCGCCGTCCTGCGCGCTGCCACCGAGTCGTCCCTCCCCTGTCCGGTGTGACCTGTCCGCCGTGACCTGGCCGCGGTGACCCCGCCCGGTGGCCCGTCGGCCGTGGCCGGACCGCCGTGGCCCTTGGCATCGTAACGGCGGGCGGTGATCCCCCGGGGCGGAGTCAGTGGGCCTCCACCGTCACGGAGAAGGAGAACCGGTCGCCCCGGTAGCGGATCCGGGCCACGTCCGCCACGCGTCCCTCCTCGTCGTACGTCACGCCCGTGTAGTGGAGGATCGGGCTGAGCAGCGGGACCTGGAGCAGTTCGGCGGTGACGGGGTCGGCCAGCCGGGCCTCCACCGTGTCCGTGATCCGGGAGATCCTGACCCCGACCACGTCGCGCAGGACCTTCGTCATCGGCCAGCGTTCGAGGTCGGCCACGTCGATCCGGGCGGCGATGTCGGGGCGCACCGCGTTCTCCGCCCAGTTGGTGGGCTCGTCGCTCCCGCCGTCGCGACGCAGCCGCCGGTAGCAGGTCACCTCGTCGCAGTCGGGGAAGTACTCCGCGAGGTCGCCGGGGAGCGGGACCGGGCCGTGGCCGAGCACCGTCGTCGCCTCGCCGGACTGCTGGGCCACGATCGCGTCGACCGAACCGAGCAGCCGGACCGGGGAGACCCGCCGGGCACGCGGCTCGATGAACGTGCCGCGCCGCCGGTGCCGGCTGATCAGCCCCTCCGCCTCCAGCTCCTTGAGCGCCTGGCGCATCGTGAGCACGCTGACCTCGTAGTGCGCGGCGAGCTGTTCCTCCGTCGGCAGCCGGGCGGAGGCGTCCTGCGGGCGGCCCAGTATGGAGGCCCGCAGGGACTGGGAGACCTGGTACCAGAGCGGCAGCTTCCGGTTCAGCACGAGGGAGTCGGGGGCGAAGGCGGCCTGCGGGCCCGGCTGCTGCGCACCGCTGTCCGCCCCGGCCCGCTCCTGGCTCTCGGTCATGTCGTCCCCGTCCCGTCCCGTCCCGGCTGTCCGGGCCCTTCGCGCCGTCGGCTACGGCCGGAAGTCGCGGGTCAGACCCTGCCACACGTCGTCGTAACCGCGCTGCAGATGACCGGCGGAGGCCGCCTGTTCCGTAGCCGTGACCGGCCAGCGGGTCTCGAACATGAACGCCAGACCGTCGTCGACCTTCTGGGGCTTCAGCTCCGCCGCGCTCGCCCGGTCGAAGGTCTCCCGGTCCGGCCCGTGCGCCGACATCATGTTGTGGAGGGAGCCGCCGCCGGGGACGAAGCCGTCGGCCTTCGCGTCGTACGCCCCGTCGATCAGACCCATGTACTCGCTCATCACGTTGCGGTGGAAGTACGGCGGGCGGAAGGTGTCCTCGCCGACCAGCCAGCGCGGGGCGAAGACGACGAAG is a genomic window of Streptomyces sp. YPW6 containing:
- a CDS encoding type ISP restriction/modification enzyme, which gives rise to MAARRTAAAGSGGGAESSPHDAFVPLDELMPWSVRPLRTGRAWVSGPDPVALRTRWERLAGADAAEQERLFAPTRSRTPHTPVAALPGRPAGTARFARDPGPCPDPVRILHGPYDEQWLLPDHRLIDAARPELWRVADGQQLFAVEHSCAPEDAGPALSVTALLPDGHSPAGRPGRIRPLHRRPGGTEPNLAPGLLELLRGRLGGNGGAEPDAFTPETVLAWVLAAARPSPTGALVPLPADAEVWSAGVALGRELLRLQSRGARGGERPRLPGGRRPYVRAALPARPAELSYDAEEEALIVGAGRISPVPAAAWEFTVGGVRVLELWFGRRAAAAAGRGPDGAVADGLDAVGARGWPREWTSELLELITVLALLDGTTGPREELRAALDAGPLIGPGELRAAGVLPVPPSARRPASVLGHQEEGPEGQFALL
- a CDS encoding GntR family transcriptional regulator produces the protein MTESQERAGADSGAQQPGPQAAFAPDSLVLNRKLPLWYQVSQSLRASILGRPQDASARLPTEEQLAAHYEVSVLTMRQALKELEAEGLISRHRRRGTFIEPRARRVSPVRLLGSVDAIVAQQSGEATTVLGHGPVPLPGDLAEYFPDCDEVTCYRRLRRDGGSDEPTNWAENAVRPDIAARIDVADLERWPMTKVLRDVVGVRISRITDTVEARLADPVTAELLQVPLLSPILHYTGVTYDEEGRVADVARIRYRGDRFSFSVTVEAH
- a CDS encoding CaiB/BaiF CoA-transferase family protein encodes the protein MNTLPLPLDGITVVAVEQAVAAPFATRQLADLGARVIKVERPDGGDFARGYDTAARGLASHFVWCNRGKESLAVDLKDPRGLAVVRELVAEADVFVQNLAQGAAARLGLDAASLCAAHPRLVAVDISGYGAEGPYAHKRAYDMLVQCEAGLVSVTGTAEQPVKAGVPAADIAAAMYAFSGVLAALLRRATTGRGGPVEVSMLDALAEWMGHPLHQGMHGAAPPPRTGLAHSVIAPYDAFATADGEQVLLSVQNDREWRRLAEQVLGRPELAEDPDFATNAARTANRERTDDAVGRALAGLTGEEALAGLEAAGIACARLNTVADVAAHPQLAARDRWREVGSPVGPLRALLPPITLPGGENPRMGAVPALGEHTDALLRALGMTDEQTSVLRRDGVIA
- a CDS encoding SGNH/GDSL hydrolase family protein — translated: MKLSRLVAFSSSLLLGAALALTGAGVANADASTAAVDYVALGDSYSSGVGAGSYDGSSCKRSSRAYPALWAAANSPSSFAFAACSGARTNDVTGSQLGKLNASTDLVSISIGGNDAGFADVMTTCVLQSEATCLNRIATARAYVDSTLPGRLDSVYSAIRSKAPSAQVVVLGYPRFYQLGGGCIVGLSEKERAAINGASDHLNAATAKRAADHGFTFGDVRTTFTGHEICSGNSWLHSVNWLNIGESYHPTAAGQSGGYLPVFRSAL